A window of Pan paniscus chromosome X, NHGRI_mPanPan1-v2.0_pri, whole genome shotgun sequence genomic DNA:
cctggGACGCAGGCGGAGCCCCGCGCAGGTGAGTGCCGCCCCCGTGACTCCCGGGCCTGGCTGCAGCCGGCGAACGCTTCGCTCCTAGGGCCGGGCCCGGGGGGCCGGGGCTTGGGAGGCGGCGCCTAGGGGTCTCGGAGGTGAcggggctggggttggggtgcGTGGGGTTGGGGGGCGTGGGGTGCCACCGGGGGGCTGGGAGCGCCTGGGGCCGTACGGGGGAATCGGCGGCTGGGGAGGTCTGCGGTCGGGGTCCCGGGGTCCCTGGAAGTAGGGGTAGGGGCTGGAGCGGTTCCTGGGACTGCACCGAAGGAGCTGAGGCCTGCAGCGGTGTCGGAGGGCTGGGAGCTCGGGGGATCGGATGGGCGGGAGACTAGGAGGCCTGGGACTAGGGGACGTGGCGCTGCGGTCGCTCCTAGGTCTACAGTGGGAAGCAAGGGGCTGTCCGGGGTTTTCGGAGGCTGGGGCGGTGCTGTGTAGGTTGGGGTATTGGGGCTCATCCAGGAGGGTGGTGGGGAGCGGGGAACTGAGGAGCTGAGGGTACCGAGTGGCCAAGGGCCTGAGAATGTGTGGGGCCCTGCCAGGGGTGCCAGCGGCAGCCTGAGGCTATGCTGGGGGGCTGCGGTAGGTGGGAATACCAGGGGCAATGCCGCCTACTGGGGATTGGGCAGCCAGGTGTACCGGGGTGGTCGGAGGGCGCTGGAGGCCAGAGTGGGGAGGGTTCCTGGGCGGTGAAGTTGCTGGGGCCGCTTGGGTTCTGGGGGAGGGTTCACTGGTCTGTGTCCAGACTGGAGCCCCTCCCTGGTGCCCCACTGACCTTTTCTGGTAGCttctccaccctccctcccttctttcgcACCTCCCACCTCGGGCTTGGGCGAGGAGGCCGTCTCCTGGGCCTGGCAGGAAGCCTCCAGGTTGATGGGGTGGGCGGCCGGGCCGGAGGCGGTCACCTGAGATgtttgggtttgtgtgtgtgaagcTTCCTCTACTTGGACTTGGCCGTCAGGAAGTGGCTGCCCGTCAGCTCAGCAGGGAAGAGGTGGGTTAAAGAAGGTGGGCGGAGAAAGAAGGCGCAGATGGGGGACTTCGGCCCCTATAACTTGTGGAAAGTTCCTTGTACTTTTTGGCTTTGAGTGGGTTAAAGCTGGGATATGTCTGGCCTTCGTGGAGATTACTAGGGTTCATGGTTCTGGATTGTTTTTGTAGCCCGAGACTTCCTGTTTTATCAGGGCAAGTACAGGGCCGCCGCCCCCTCCACAAAACCTTTCCAGATGCCTGCAGCTGTGCTCTCCCtggccccttcccttccccagtgTCTTTCTGCCCCTTCCCGTGGAGGTAGGCGTTTGTAGCGTCCCCGTTCCTACTTGACCTGTGTGAGGGGCCTGGTCGTGCTCAGCTTCCTATTCCGCAGGCCTTGGGAGCTGCTAGCTGCTGGCTGCTGGATGTAAGGTGTCGGGCAGTGCTGACCGAGGCTTTGACACTAACCTGTTCTTTATCAGCTCGGCTCTTTCCCCTTTGGTGTACTCTTAAtgatttcaaaaagtaaaaaactcCGTTGAGATGGCTGTTAACAAAGTGGAAACCAGTCTCTGACACGGCAGAGAGACACTGCTGTTTCTCTTCTCCGGGTCCAGAAAGTGCCTGCTGGCTTGGCCCCTCCTCAGTGgcgggggaggtggggggtgccgGTGCTGACTGACTGCCTCTTATGTTTCAGGCCCAAGGTCCCGGAGGCTATGGCAGCGGCTACCATCGTGCACGACACGTCTGAGGCCGTGGAGCTCTGCCCTGCTTACGGCTTGTACCTGAAGCCCATCACCAAGATGACCATCAGCGTGGCGCTCCCACAGCTGAAGCAGCCGGGGAAGTCCATCTCCAACTGGGAGGTGATGGAGAGGCTGAAGGGCATGGTGCACAACCACCAGTTCTCCACGCTGCGTATTTCCAAGAGCACCATGGACTTCATCCGCTTCGAGGGGGAGGTGGAGAACAAGAGCCTGGTCAAGTCTTTTCTGGCCTGCCTGGACGGCAAGACCATCAAGCTCAGCGGCTTCTCCGACATCCTGAAGGTGCGCGCGGCCGAGTTCAAGATCGACTTCCCCACCCGCCACGACTGGGACTCCTTCTTCCGCGACGCCAAGGACATGAACGAGACCCTGCCGGGGGAGCGGCCGGACACCATCCACTTGGAGGGGCTGCCCTGCAAGTGGTTCGCCCTGAAGGAGTCGGGCTCCGAGAAGCCCAGCGAGGACGTCCTGGTCAAGGTGTTTGAGAAGTTCGGGGAGATCCGGAATGTGGACATCCCCATGCTGGACCCCTACCGGGAGGAGATGACGGGCCGCAACTTCCACACCTTCAGTTTCGGGGGGCACTTGAACTTCGAGGCCTATGTGCAGTACCGCGAGTACGTGGGCTTCATCCAGGCCATGAGCGCCCTGCGCGGGATGAAACTCATGTACAAGGGCGAGGACGGCAAGGCCGTGGCCTGCAACATCAAGGTGAGTCCTGGGCACCGAGAGCCACGCGCTTCCTCCCTCCGGCGACTTCCTTCCAGCAGGGTCAGCAGAACGCTCCCAGCCACACCCCTGAGGCTGTGGGGACCTCCCCTAAGTAAAATGGCAGCAACAGTCCTGTGCCTGTCCAATTTCAGAGGCACAGGCGTGAGGTGGAGTAGGGGTCCCGTGCTGTGGTTTTGGAAATTCGGTATCTTAAGGAAGATGTGGGGGAGACACAGGTCATATAGTAGGTGAGGGGTGGAGCCTCAGGAACTCTGACAGGGATTTGAACCGTGTCAGAACCAAGAGAACCTGGCCTTCCCAGAATGCGCCTTGAAACCAGGGCTGAACGTTCCCTTTAGCCTcatgtgcttttttattttttttatttttatttttatttcgagacagagtctcgatctgtttcctgggctggagtgcagtggcacaatctttgctcagtgcatcctccgcctcctgggttcgagcgattcttctgcctcagcctcccgagtagctgggactacaggcgcgtgccatcacacctggctaatttttgtatttttagtagaaacagggtttcgccgtgttggccaggctggtctcgaactcctgacctcatgaactgcctgcctcgccctcccaaagtgctgggattacaggcgtgagccactgcgctcagcctagCCTCGTGTTTTGACCGTGTTGGCTTCACAGTGACCAATGAGCCAGCCTCCTGGAGGGGGTTTTGTGGCCTTAAGATGTGCCCTGTGGGTGTGGGCAGGCAGCCTGCTCAGTGACTGTGGCCACAGGGAATGGTGGAGCCGGGTAGCGGAAGGGGAGCTGTGTCTCACAGCGGTGGCGTGTCACTTGTTTTCAGTAAGTGGCGAGGGCTAGTTGGTGTTCCTCGTTGAGTCGTAACTCCGTGGGATGAGCTAAGTCTTGAGCCACTGATGGTGACTTGAAGGGATTGGTTTGGCTTCTGGGCTCCACTGTCTGGGTCTGCACCGGACGGGAGCGGTGAGCGGGCGCTCAGGCTCTGAGGCCACTCGGCCCTACGGCCCAGGAGAGGGCGCCTGGCCGTGTGTCTGGGGGGTTTTGGGGGAAGGCCATCTGAcactgtttttgcttttaaaggtTTCTTTTGATTCGACCAAACACCTGAGTGATGCCTCAATTAAGAAGCGGCAGCTGGAGAGGCAGAAGCTTCAGGAACTGGAGCAgcaaagagaagaacaaaagcGCAGAGAGAAGGAAGCGGAGGAGAGGCAGCGAGCGGAGGAAAGGTACCTTCTGCGGGAGCGGGCCCTCGGCGCTGGTGTCCGGCACCTGGGAGTGTGCGCAGACCCGTGTGCGTGTGTCTGCATGTAttcctgtgcgtgtgtgtgtgcatgcatgcttgTGAGcttgtgtgtgtacctgtgtgcatGGACGCATGTATGCCTGTGAACCGGTGTGTGTACTTTGTATGTACGTATGTGCGCCCGAGAGTGTGTGCCGGAGcatctgtgtgcacatgtgcctgtgtgtgcgtgcatgtgtgtgagctcgtgtgtgtacctgtgtgcgTATGTACGTATGTGTGCCCACGTGTCTGTGCCTCTGCGTCTGTGCACACATGCCTCTGTGCATTCTTGCGTGCCTGTGAGCTCCTGTACCTGTGTGCGTATGTACGCATGTGTGCCTACGTGTGTGTGCCTCTGCGTCTGTGCACACATGCCTCTGTGCATGCATGCGTGCCTGTGAGCTCATGTACCTGTGTGCATATGTACGCATGTGTGCCCACGTGTCTGTGCCTCTGCGTCTGTGCACACATGCCTCTGTGCATGCATGCGTGCCTGTGAGCTCCTGTACCTGTGTGCGTATGTACGCATGTGTGCCCACGTGTGTGTGCCTCTGCGTCTGTGCAcacgtgcctgtgtgtgtgcatgcgtgtctGAGCttatgtgtgtacctgtgtgtatgTACGCATGTGTGCCTACGTGTGTGTGCCTCTGCGTCTGTGCACACATGTGCCTCTGTGTGTACATGCGTGCCTGTGAGCTCGTGTACCTGTGCGTGTGTACGCATGTGTGCCCATGTGTGCCTCTGCATCTGTGCGcacgtgcctgtgtgtgtgtgcatgcgtgcctGTGAGCTCGTgtacctgtgtgcatgtgtgtacctgtgtgtgtatgtgcccgTGTGCCCACGTGTGTGCCTCTGTATCTGTGCACATAGCACacatgtgcctgtgtgcatgcgtgtgtgcctGTGAACCCGTGTGTGTACTTGTGTGCGCACatatgggtgtgtgtgcgtgcctgtGGGTGCTCAGCTGTGCACGTGAGGACCTGCGTGAGTGGCTGCTTGAGACGCAGCAGAATAtgcatgtttctctttttcttgtcacACGTCGTGGTCTGACACGATCTCTGCCGGCTCCCGGCACCGCGCCTTGCCCGAAGAGCCACCTCTTCTCCCTCCACATGCTGTTCACACCTCCCGCTGAAACAAGCAGAATGCCTTGGCTGTTTGCAAGTTTGCATTTAGGTTGAGGCTACATTTACAAAATGAAGTAGAGGGTTGATGGTGATggccagatttaaaaaaaaacaaaacaaaaaagcaatgatAGGACAAAAACCCGGTTTCACATAAGAGGCCTTTAAAGCAATTGCCTGGGTCGTTCACTGTGGTTGCGGTACCAGAGACAACCTCAGGTCACTCTTTGTAGCCCCTTTTATCTTCTTAGTATTGCAGGAGGGAACCAACAACTTCCTGTGAATCCCGTGAGGCggaatcctcctcctcctcctactccatccctcccaccctcctaGTGAGGTGgaatcctcctcctcttcctcctccgtCTCTCCTGCCGTGTCCTCTGACGACTTTGGTGCGTCCTGCACGTCTGTTGCGCTTCATGTCGCCGATATCAAGTCTGGGACGTGTTGGACTTGGCTGGGGGGCTCCTGGACAGCCTCTGGTGGGACCGAGTTGGTccgttttgtttccatttctcaCTGCTTTATGTGACGCTGGTGCCAGCGTGTTGATGTGTGTGGCCGGTGATGTTTGCACAAGAGTCCCGGCACTGAACTCCTGGGAGCAGGTCCATCCTGCCCGTGGTGTTCTTTACGTAGCCCCCGTTGCCTCCCCAGGGGAGAGTCGGGTTGTCAGCCTCTGAATCTGAACCCCGAGGGCTCCTTAGGTGACGCAGGTGCAGTGTGTAAGCGAGTGGCTGTGAATGTGCTGGCGGGGGGCCCATGTCAGCCGTCAGGATTCCCAGGACCTAAGGCAGGCAGCACAGAGAGGCAGACGCCCCGGGAGGGAGGGACATGCTGCTGCGTCGCCATCCTGGGAGGCGGCCCCTGGGAGGGGCGGTTCGGATGTGGGGTTGAGTCCAGGTCCCCTGTGTCAGCCGCTGTCAGGCCGACCAGGACAGCTGGGGTGGGAGACAGTCCTGGGACGTTACAGGGACTCTTCCGGGCTGCAGACACAGCCCAGGCCTGGCTGAATGTGCCTGTCCACATTCTGGAAGTGTGGAGTGGGACTCAGAGCCTCGGACATCTCAGTGTTGCAGGAGTGTCCCCGCAACATTTCAGAAAGCAGCTTGCGGGTGCGGAGAAGAAGCTGCATCCTTGATCTTTCCCTGAGGAGAGATGGACGTTGGAGTAGTGGAGTGTGTCTCTGCAGGGAAGGGACCCCGTCTGCGTGGCCAGACCACAGAGGGATTGGGGGAAGCGGGGCCGGGCCATGAGGTTCTCGAGAGCAGGATGGGGTGTCCAGAGCCCCAGGGAGGGGCAGGCCTGTTGTCTGGGGGAGCTGGCCAGGAGGGCTCCACACGCACGGCCGTACTTGCCCCCGCTGTCCCCCAGTGTCCTTCCTCAGAGGCTGAGCATGAGGGGAGGCCCAGGGCAGCCTCCTGCATTTCTTTCTGGTGGGTGGAGATGAGGCGTGTTTGCTTGTTCAGCCCTCACGGGTAACTTTGAGCTTGATGAGAGCTGTCCTCTGAAAGCTGCCCAGCCTCGAGGCGGGCGTCGGTGAGTCCCGCCTAAGGGCGTGCTGTGTGCTGGGCTGCCCTGAGCCACCCTCCAAGCTCGTGGGGCGGTGACAGCTCACAGGGCGGTTAAACCTTCAGCACATGAAACTGCCTGAGGACCTGCTGGGGATCACTGCCTGGGCGTCGGCACCTGGCCCGGCCCCCTTCTTGGGGTGGCAGAGCGTGGGATGCCTTTTCTCCCGGCCTGCTCCTCCTTGTCCCCGTGTCTCCTCTCGCCTTGGTGTCTGCGTGGGTCTGTGTCACCCCGGCAGGCTTTGTGGCCTCACTAGGCAGTTGGCACCCACCCAGGCTTCAGAAGTCTCCGCCTCCATGTCGTGTTCCATAGGAACAGCTGCGACTTGTTCCTATGTCCAGTGTTGGTTGAAATGCATTTGAGAGTGGCAGGGCGGGGGAGGGTGAGCTGGGGAACTCCCTACTGTGTCTTGTGGTCTCTCTCTGGGGACCGTGCCCCTCCCCGGCCGCATTCATCCTCACTTCCTGGACACCCCTCTCCACAGGAAAAGTGCAAGGAGCTGAGTGGCGTGGCTGTGGTTGGATTTGTTTAGAGAGAGGTCCCCCCGTGCCAGTGCTGTGTGGTGCTCTCACAGGAGTCCTGCACAACAAGGAGTCACCCAGCGCGGTTCCTGGTGGGCAGAAGCGGCCTCCCCCGCGCCGCCGTGCATCCCGGGGCCTTGTTGGGCCTGCTGGGGTTCCTCTTTCAcccgtccgtccgtccgtccgtctTTCCCCTGACCGGGGGCGTGGCTTTTGATGTGGTCGGTCCAGTGGTCGTTTTCTTCGTGGTTTCGGGGTTGGGTCGCACTTAGCAGGACGGTGTGTTGGAAGGTCACGGAGCTCTTCGCCCGGCTCACTCCTTCCACCTCTCGGGCTGCTTTGAGTCAACTGAGGTCCACTTTGGGATAAAGAGTTAAATGCTTAATCGTTGCACTGTGGCCTGTTCCGCCGTGTGTGAAAAGCCGCTtgtatggtgtgtggtgtgttggcTGCAGCGCGCTCTGTGACGAGCCCCCGGTGTGTTCCACACAGGAAACAGAAGGAGCTGGAAGAGCTGGAgcgagagaggaaaagagaagagaagcttCGCAAGAGGGAGCAGAAGCAGAGGGACCGTGAGCTGCGCCGGAATCAGAAGAAGCTGGAGAAGCTGCAGGCAGAGGAGCAGAAGCAGCTGCAGGAGAAGATCAAGCTGGAGGAGCGCAAGCTGCTGCTGGCCCAGAGGAACCTGCAGTCCATCCGGCTCATCGCCGAGCTGCTCAGCAGAGCCAAGGTACCCGGGGGCTCCCTCTGCAGCCGCCAGCCGCGCCCGGGCTGCCCTCGGTGCCCTCCCCTGAAATGCGGGCGGCGTCACGGCGCCATTTCCCCGCCGGCTGCAGCTGTAGCCACGAAACCAGCTTTAATGCCGAGGATGACGGCTCCTGCCCGGGAGGGTGTAGCGCTCGTCTGTCGTGATTTCAGAGCTGTGACAGTTTCCTTTTGCAAAGCTGGTGCATTCAGGTTCCCCGAGCAGGCTGGCAGCCTCCCGGGGGCCGCGGCAGAGGCTCTCTGTTTCCTTTGGGTCGGGGCAGTGGCAGAGAGTGCAGGGGGCCGCTCTCTCTGGCCCATGCCTCTGTGTGTGGTCAGCTGGCCTGGCTGTGACCTCACCAGTGGCCCAGAGCAGAGGGGCAAGGTGGGCTGGGGGGAGGGCTGAGCACACAGAGGGGGCCTGCCGTGGGCCCCGGGTCCCTCCTCCGCAGAGTGAACCTGACAGGTCTCACCAGCGCCGGTACTGACGACCCCCTCAGCACCAAGAGcctccctgctcctcctgcaGGCGCGACTGGTAACTCCCATGAGCCCGGGGCCAGGGCCCACAGACAGACAGACCTCCCCAGGACAGACGTCCCCGGCACGCTCCTTGTCCTCAGGAGGGCCGCGTCCCCCTGGAGTCCAACGCGGGGCGACCCCATAACCTGTTGTCTGATTACAGTTGTGATAAGTCCCCGGGAAGGAGCATGACAAGAGGCTGAGACATGTGGCAGCCCAGTCCTTACCTCATGGTGAATATTGAAGACACTAACCCAGGCTAGGCCAGGCTCGCCCCGCAGCTACGGCGGCGGCATGTGTCTGCGGCGTCATCTCAGCTCCCTGTTGCTGGCGGCCGCTTGTGACCTAACCGCAGGCGCCTGTGTGCAACGTGGTGGGGCTCCCGGCAGGGCCCGGCTCTGCCCAAGAGGCCCGCCCTGGGGCTGCGCCGAGTCGCTTTGCCAAGGGGTTTCCTTCTCACTCAGACGCATGATGGCCCCAGGTGTGGCCGCGGGAGCCGAGGGATGGACGGGCTGGACCTGGCTCGCCGTAGGAGACGCCCCCCACCCCAGGG
This region includes:
- the LOC100993215 gene encoding A-kinase anchor protein 17A, which encodes MAAATIVHDTSEAVELCPAYGLYLKPITKMTISVALPQLKQPGKSISNWEVMERLKGMVHNHQFSTLRISKSTMDFIRFEGEVENKSLVKSFLACLDGKTIKLSGFSDILKVRAAEFKIDFPTRHDWDSFFRDAKDMNETLPGERPDTIHLEGLPCKWFALKESGSEKPSEDVLVKVFEKFGEIRNVDIPMLDPYREEMTGRNFHTFSFGGHLNFEAYVQYREYVGFIQAMSALRGMKLMYKGEDGKAVACNIKVSFDSTKHLSDASIKKRQLERQKLQELEQQREEQKRREKEAEERQRAEERKQKELEELERERKREEKLRKREQKQRDRELRRNQKKLEKLQAEEQKQLQEKIKLEERKLLLAQRNLQSIRLIAELLSRAKAVKLREQEQKEEKLRLQQQEERRRLQEAELRRVEEEKERALGLQRKERELRERLLSILLSKKPDDGHAHDELGVAHADLLQPVLDILQTVSSGCVSATTLHPLGGQPPAGAPKESAAHPEADGAPKSVNGSVAEEAPCKEGQSSCRVAPEDGSPEKRCPGGVLSCIPDNNQQPKGIPACEQNVSKKDTRSEQDKCNREPSKGRGRATGDGLDDRHKRERSRARRAGSREDGRPRKERRPHKKHVYKDDSPRRRSTSPDHTRSRRSYSKDRHRRERSRERRGSASRKHSRHRRRSERSRSRSPSRHRSTWNR